Genomic segment of Schistocerca piceifrons isolate TAMUIC-IGC-003096 chromosome 1, iqSchPice1.1, whole genome shotgun sequence:
ACATGCCTACAATTGAAGAAGATCAGTCTGAAAATATTTTGATAGAAAATTTATCTTCAGATAGCAATGTAGGTGGAATTGAGACATTTGATAGTAAAACAACAGTGCAAGAAGATACTGCATCTGCAGCTAATCATGAAGTTGCTGAGCAGAAAACTGTAACAGTAGACGGTGTTGCTCTTACTGAAAATTCTGTACAGCCTAATAGCAATAGTGCACTAGATGAAGCAGGTGGTTCAGAGACAGTTTCTTTTGAAAATGAAGTTGTGGATGCAACACAAACTTGTGGATCCacagaaaatgaaatggttttAAAAAGCAGTCAGTCTATTATTCAGACAGAAAACTTGTCATTTGAGACTGGAGAAGTACTACATGCAGAAAATTCAGGCCCTGAATCCCTAGATTTTAATGTGCAACAAGACTCCACTGAAATAAAATCTGAATCTTCCTCAGCCCAAAATTATGAAGCCGGACAATTAGTGGAACCTCTGTTAAAAAATGTAGCAATTTTTTCAGAAGAGAAAACTGTCAAGACACAGAATGATGAGACCACAGATCATAGTGAAGTCACAACAAATGAAAGTGATTGTGTGCAAGAGAATGAAGTTACTTTTACTTACACAGATGCAGCTGGTTTGCCTTCACTAGATGACTACCCTGAAAGCCAGGAATCTACTGTAGTTAGCTTCGAAGAAaaggaaattacaaataaaaatgaaaattcaaatcaAAGTGTTATTCCTATGCATTCAAATGTCAGTGTTAGTGATACCTTAGTGAGTTCAGTACAGgttgaaaatattgtttatagaGAAGTTAGTGACGAAGTTATAACTGGTGATCCTTATGGAGAAGATCCATCAGATGGTTGTTTAGTACAAACTGCTACtaatattaaaactgatgaaacaccAGAAGAATTTCAGAACCATAATGACATCAAGGACTGCCAAAGATTTCAAAATGTTACTGACATGGAAGCAAGTGAACAGGTAACTGGTCAAGATCAACTTCACTCATCAGAAAATAGTGGAATGTCTGTTGAACAAGCACTAGAAGCCATGATGGGTGATGAAAATTCTGATATACAACAGGACACAGGTGATAACAGTGAAGTTGCTCATAGGACTTCAGAAACAACAGATGCAAGTGGTGATACTGAAGTGTGTAATGAAAAGTCAAATAGAGAAGAACTGTGTTTAATGCTCAGTAGAGATGAAGATGCACCAAAACTGGATGATCAGAAATGTGCAGCAGAAACAAGAAAAGTGACAGGTTCTTTTACTCTTGTTGTAAACTCAGAACAACAGAAAGATGATCCAGACAATACTGCTGATACATTTATATCAGCCCCATCTACAGAAGTAACAGAAAATGAGGATCTTAACTGTACACTTAGTGAAAGTGAGAATGTTAACCAAGAAGAGTGTGATCTAACTGTTGAGGACACAGTGGCAAACACTAGTCAGTGTGTTGGTCAGGAAAGAAGTGTTATTGTACAGAATGATAACCAGAATGATATGAAAGATGATGAAACTGAGATTGTAAGTACCGTGGAGAGTATTTGTGATAATGGTAAAGAGGTGGTAGTGCATGATGTATATGCCCAAGAAGCAGTTGAGACAAGTGAAGTTCAAAAGATCACTGTTTCAGATATCACCGAATTACCTGAAAATTATATATTACTTACAGATGCCAAGACTGAGGGTCAAGTCATATCACCCAATAAAGACATTCCCTACGCTGTAGGACTTCTACCTTTAAAGACTGCTTTGGAAAAGTTCCAGTCAATGCCAGACCACCAACCCCGAAAAACACGATCTTCATCGACAAGCAAGGAAGGCTCAGCTGATCCTCCTGCAGCTCGAGTAAAAAGGAAAGCTTCGTCAACTGAAGGTGGCCCTGACAGAAAAATAAGGGCAGTGAGCACTAGTGCTGAAGAAACGTATGAAGAAGTGATAAGTTCAAGTGGACTACAAGTGCAAGATAACCCAAGTAGTTGGCCCTCGGTGGATTTAAATGTTGAGGAACATAGAGAAGGTCTTCATGCAATGTCAGAAATGGTCACTGAACCTACAGAGGTATGATCATAGATAATTTCAGTGGCTTAGTCAGGTAAAACTTCatttgtttgttggtttaattattcTCTGTTATGTTCATTAATTTTTACTTTAGAGGTATATATCAGACGCACATTATCCGTAAAAGCTGCTGAAAAGGCATTGGGCATTCGAAATACTGTTAGTCATTTAAACATttcacagagtgtgtgtgtgtgtgtgtgtgtgtgtgtgtgtgtgtgacagttttTGTAACAATGCTGTCATTGTGAATTCAAATCCCAACTATAATTCATACATTTCAATTATTTTTGTATAATGAACTGCCGCAGTTTTGTGGGTATGATATGTAAATAAACTTTTATTACCTATGTTATGATAAACATAGGAAAATGCCTCTCTGTTCATAAGACATGTAAGTAGAATGTCATTAGAATGTAAGCTAGAAGTT
This window contains:
- the LOC124716871 gene encoding probable GPI-anchored adhesin-like protein PGA55 isoform X2, yielding MQLVYVKGLSAMTKEALGLSSTGNKAVTGDAARKAFVGRSKRVPIQQNFVTKSLPSSSASSSQLTVDAKQIIQPSGNKSVIMQQPDNQQQTDTAQLLLSLSGSEFTKQTQSLQTVSKTIRFQNSVGTSSIKSEPVKTEPNIKPRTIKSEAVEQPTAVVPISNRTLSAQVPHQVTETVSVKDTAGAQAQTTFLAETIPARKRGRPVKRQMNIVFQEKVLTDADMALHKEAEASRKALEVLRQEMAVDPLEKASGAISQQPDPLRKITSHTGTATTMKMQMPVTPVGVTSSRAPSRIQTSSVKKPVSHTTYITKSIQKPAVDPPRKVLVQEEQPNDAPKRVVNSPEQQPVQVVAPNTVSPATEQVPSDCSNANTNVIYQVANTVVSNQEMFQIVDNTNSQDKSQNIVYQVADGVTGSEADNDNTGSNIIYQMADSGNTTSVMGQYMEVLKEAGIPTDVPILLDSGDGSYVTVNEEMLMNIVNGGVFQCHVAEGNIVTGDRLEFIVQEVDGEGQQTAEQPVQNTAEQTATETAETSSLGAVSQVSEATHASVGRDMPTIEEDQSENILIENLSSDSNVGGIETFDSKTTVQEDTASAANHEVAEQKTVTVDGVALTENSVQPNSNSALDEAGGSETVSFENEVVDATQTCGSTENEMVLKSSQSIIQTENLSFETGEVLHAENSGPESLDFNVQQDSTEIKSESSSAQNYEAGQLVEPLLKNVAIFSEEKTVKTQNDETTDHSEVTTNESDCVQENEVTFTYTDAAGLPSLDDYPESQESTVVSFEEKEITNKNENSNQSVIPMHSNVSVSDTLVSSVQVENIVYREVSDEVITGDPYGEDPSDGCLVQTATNIKTDETPEEFQNHNDIKDCQRFQNVTDMEASEQVTGQDQLHSSENSGMSVEQALEAMMGDENSDIQQDTGDNSEVAHRTSETTDASGDTEVCNEKSNREELCLMLSRDEDAPKLDDQKCAAETRKVTGSFTLVVNSEQQKDDPDNTADTFISAPSTEVTENEDLNCTLSESENVNQEECDLTVEDTVANTSQCVGQERSVIVQNDNQNDMKDDETEIVSTVESICDNGKEVVVHDVYAQEAVETSEVQKITVSDITELPENYILLTDAKTEGQVISPNKDIPYAVGLLPLKTALEKFQSMPDHQPRKTRSSSTSKEGSADPPAARVKRKASSTEGGPDRKIRAVSTSAEETYEEVISSSGLQVQDNPSSWPSVDLNVEEHREGLHAMSEMVTEPTEV
- the LOC124716871 gene encoding probable GPI-anchored adhesin-like protein PGA55 isoform X1 — protein: MGGTRFMVQWEEHPSHLATRLGHLLEHQTLVDVTLMCNTHTLRVHRAVLAACSPYFETILQRQLGMHPLIVLKDMQFSVLKSLIEFMYCGETSVTEDNLGPLLQAAKFFQVKGLSAMTKEALGLSSTGNKAVTGDAARKAFVGRSKRVPIQQNFVTKSLPSSSASSSQLTVDAKQIIQPSGNKSVIMQQPDNQQQTDTAQLLLSLSGSEFTKQTQSLQTVSKTIRFQNSVGTSSIKSEPVKTEPNIKPRTIKSEAVEQPTAVVPISNRTLSAQVPHQVTETVSVKDTAGAQAQTTFLAETIPARKRGRPVKRQMNIVFQEKVLTDADMALHKEAEASRKALEVLRQEMAVDPLEKASGAISQQPDPLRKITSHTGTATTMKMQMPVTPVGVTSSRAPSRIQTSSVKKPVSHTTYITKSIQKPAVDPPRKVLVQEEQPNDAPKRVVNSPEQQPVQVVAPNTVSPATEQVPSDCSNANTNVIYQVANTVVSNQEMFQIVDNTNSQDKSQNIVYQVADGVTGSEADNDNTGSNIIYQMADSGNTTSVMGQYMEVLKEAGIPTDVPILLDSGDGSYVTVNEEMLMNIVNGGVFQCHVAEGNIVTGDRLEFIVQEVDGEGQQTAEQPVQNTAEQTATETAETSSLGAVSQVSEATHASVGRDMPTIEEDQSENILIENLSSDSNVGGIETFDSKTTVQEDTASAANHEVAEQKTVTVDGVALTENSVQPNSNSALDEAGGSETVSFENEVVDATQTCGSTENEMVLKSSQSIIQTENLSFETGEVLHAENSGPESLDFNVQQDSTEIKSESSSAQNYEAGQLVEPLLKNVAIFSEEKTVKTQNDETTDHSEVTTNESDCVQENEVTFTYTDAAGLPSLDDYPESQESTVVSFEEKEITNKNENSNQSVIPMHSNVSVSDTLVSSVQVENIVYREVSDEVITGDPYGEDPSDGCLVQTATNIKTDETPEEFQNHNDIKDCQRFQNVTDMEASEQVTGQDQLHSSENSGMSVEQALEAMMGDENSDIQQDTGDNSEVAHRTSETTDASGDTEVCNEKSNREELCLMLSRDEDAPKLDDQKCAAETRKVTGSFTLVVNSEQQKDDPDNTADTFISAPSTEVTENEDLNCTLSESENVNQEECDLTVEDTVANTSQCVGQERSVIVQNDNQNDMKDDETEIVSTVESICDNGKEVVVHDVYAQEAVETSEVQKITVSDITELPENYILLTDAKTEGQVISPNKDIPYAVGLLPLKTALEKFQSMPDHQPRKTRSSSTSKEGSADPPAARVKRKASSTEGGPDRKIRAVSTSAEETYEEVISSSGLQVQDNPSSWPSVDLNVEEHREGLHAMSEMVTEPTEV